The DNA window AAAGGGAGAAGTTGAGAAAGGGAACGTTATAGCTACAGCAGTAATAGCCGGCACTCTCGCGGTGAAGAAAACTTCAGAGTTAATTCCGATGTGTCATCCAATTCCGATAACCTCGGTAAAATTCGACTACGAATTTGAGGAAGACGGAATAAAAATGACGTGCGAAGTGAAGGCTTTTGCAAAAACCGGAGTGGAGATGGAAGCACTAACTGGAGTTAGTGTCGCTCTGCTTACCGTATGGGACATGGTGAAATCGATGGAGAAGGATGAAAGAGGCAATTACCCGGAGACAGCTATAAAAAATGTGAGGGTTGTCGAGAAAGTGAAGGTTCCTGATTTCTAAAAACCAAGGAGAATGTTGGACGCTTCTCTTTTTGAGATTTCCTCTCAGAAATTTGAAATATCGAAGTGGGGAAAACTTTTTTAACCTTTAATCCATGATACAATTATTGTGATAATCAACAACCAACTGATGTTTCTCGAAAACAAGTTCGAATTTCTAAAGGGGGAGATAGAAAGGGCAAAGGAAGAGTACGAAAGGAGGATTGAAGAGATAGATCGCGAGGTAGACGAAATTTTCAGAAATCTTGAGAAAAGCGGAAAGAAGATAACGAACAGAATTCTTCTAAACCAGATTCTCGACGATTACATTCAGAAAAAGCTGGGGAAAGGTGAAATGGAAATTCTGAAAGAAATCGACATTTCGGCTAAAAAAAAGGAGAGAATCGTTTTTGCCAGGTACGGCAAGTTTAACGTTCTTCTGAGAATAATCTACAAGGGTGAAAACAACTTTCAGATTCTGAACTGCGAGCTTTACGTAGTTTAGACAAAACCTTTTTAAGCTGAACAGCTGTCCTCTTTTCATGGGTAAGACCGGAACGACTCAGTGGATCAAGATAAGAGGAAGAAAAGGTCAGACGAGGCTTGTTCCGTCGAAATATCAGTATTACAAGAAGCCCGGGCCTAATCAGAAGTACACCTCCGACGGAAAAAGAAGGAGAAGGATAAAGAGGTCGCCGAAAAGCATAGTTGGAGCGAAAACTTAACGTTACTTAGTTTTTTGAAATTGTTAAAATTTTGGTAAACGTTAAATTGCTTAATTGAGAATTTTGTACTGGGTGTAAAGAATGGAAATCGCAAGCTTAGTTATCTCTCATAAAAAAGCTTCGATAGATGAAATTCAGAAGGCTTGGCACGGTGATTATAGAAGCTTAATTGAAAGGGTTTTAAAATATCCCGGAATTGAGGAATGCGTCATTTTAATGACTTGTAACCGCGTTGAGGTTTACGTTGTCGGAAACTACACAGAAAAAACGCTTTTAAAATTTGCGAAGGAAATGGGCGTTCCAGAAAGGATAATCGAAATCCATAAAAACGAAAAATGCATGGAGCACATTCTCAGAGTCGCTTCCGGATTGGAATCGATGATGGTTGGAGAAGATCAAATTCTCGGACAGGTAAAAGACTTTTACAATTTGGGGAAGCAGCACGGTGGAATTGGAGAAATCTTGGACTTAATTTTCTCCAAAGCCATACAAGTTGGTAAGAGAGTTAGAAGGGAGACGAGAATAAATAAGGGAGCGATTTCTATAGGCAGTGCAGCTGTGGAGCTCGCTGAAAGGGTGTTGAAGAGCTTAAAAGGTAAAAAAGCACTTGTAGTTGGAGCGGGAAAAATGGCTGAGCTCGTCGCAAGATCTTTAGCTCATAAAAACCTTGAGAAAATTTACATAGCTAACAGAACTTTCCAGCGAGGAGAGAAGCTTGCCGAAAAGGTTGGAGGAATCGCAATTCCCCTCGACAAACTTGAAAGGTACATGGTTGAGGTAGATGTTGTTTTCACAGCCACAGCCTCCCAAAAACCGATAATAACGAAGGAAATTGCCGAGAAGGTAATGGAAGTTAGAAAGGACGAATTAGTTATCGTAGACATAGCTCTGCCGAGGAATGTTGAAAAAGACGTGGGAAGTGTAGAAGGAATTAGGCTTTTCACGATAGACGATTTGAGAGAAATAAGCGAAGAAAACTTAAAAAGAAGGCTTAAAGAGGCTGAAAAAGCAGAAAAAATCGTTGAGGAAGAATTGGAAAACCTGAAGAACAAGCTTAAGGAGTTAAGGTCGAGAAAGGCTTTGAGGCTGATGTATTCGAGATGCGAGGATGTGAAGAAGGAGGAAATTATTGAGTTTTACAACAAGCTTAAAGCGAAGTACAACGTTGACGAGTCGGTTTTGCCGATAATAGAAGATTTTCTGAATTCTTTCATGAAAAAATATCTGAGGTTGCCTACAGTTAGACTGAAAGAGGCTGCTATAAACGGTAAGCCGGAAGTTATCGAGGCTGTGGAGTTTTTGTTCGGAGGTGAAGACTTTGGAGTTTCCAAAGCTGAGAATGAGGAGGTTGAGAAAAGACAAAATCCGTCCTCTTCTGAAAGAAACGAAATTGTCTGCTGAAGATCTTATAATGCCCATCTTCGTCGACGAAAACATCTCTTCTCCCAAGGAAATTCCCTCCATGCCAGGCTACTTCAGACTTCCCATTGACGGAGCCGTGAAGGAAGTCGGGGAAGCTCTCGAGAAGGGAATCAGAGCTTTCATATTTTTCGGAATTCCCTCCTACAAAGACGAAATCGGCTCTTCAGCCTTCGACGATAACGGAGTTATACAGAAGACGTTGAGAAAAGTGAAGAAGGATTATGAAGATGCTGTTTTAATAACGGACGTTTGCTTGTGCGAGTACACGACTCATGGACATTGCGGAGTTGTAAAGGACAAGGTAATTTTGAACGACCCAACTCTGCCGATTCTCGGAAAGATAGCTGTGAGCCACGCTAAAGCTGGAGCTGACATAGTTGCTCCCTCCGGAATGATGGACGGGATGGTCAAGGCTATAAGAGAAGCTTTGGACGAAAACGGATTTGAGGATGTTGCCATAATGAGTTACTCCGCTAAATACGCCTCTTCGTTCTACGGACCTTTTAGAGAAGCTGCTGAAAGTGGATACGCTTTCGGAGACAGGAAAAGCTATCAGATGGACATTCACAACTCCGACGAGGCTTTGAGGGAAGTGGAGCTCGACTTAAAGGAAGGAGCCGACATAGTGATGGTCAAACCAGCTTTGGCTTACCTCGACATAATTTGGAGAGTAAAAGAAAAATTCAAAGTTCCCGTGGCAGCTTACAACGTCAGCGGGGAGTATTCAATGGTTAAAGCTGCAGCAAAACTTGGTTTTTTGAAGGAA is part of the Ferroglobus placidus DSM 10642 genome and encodes:
- the moaC gene encoding cyclic pyranopterin monophosphate synthase MoaC, which translates into the protein MFSHIENGKVRMVDVSEKDVVLRIARAEGFIKLKKETIEAIKKGEVEKGNVIATAVIAGTLAVKKTSELIPMCHPIPITSVKFDYEFEEDGIKMTCEVKAFAKTGVEMEALTGVSVALLTVWDMVKSMEKDERGNYPETAIKNVRVVEKVKVPDF
- the hemA gene encoding glutamyl-tRNA reductase codes for the protein MEIASLVISHKKASIDEIQKAWHGDYRSLIERVLKYPGIEECVILMTCNRVEVYVVGNYTEKTLLKFAKEMGVPERIIEIHKNEKCMEHILRVASGLESMMVGEDQILGQVKDFYNLGKQHGGIGEILDLIFSKAIQVGKRVRRETRINKGAISIGSAAVELAERVLKSLKGKKALVVGAGKMAELVARSLAHKNLEKIYIANRTFQRGEKLAEKVGGIAIPLDKLERYMVEVDVVFTATASQKPIITKEIAEKVMEVRKDELVIVDIALPRNVEKDVGSVEGIRLFTIDDLREISEENLKRRLKEAEKAEKIVEEELENLKNKLKELRSRKALRLMYSRCEDVKKEEIIEFYNKLKAKYNVDESVLPIIEDFLNSFMKKYLRLPTVRLKEAAINGKPEVIEAVEFLFGGEDFGVSKAENEEVEKRQNPSSSERNEIVC
- the hemB gene encoding porphobilinogen synthase, yielding MRRLRKDKIRPLLKETKLSAEDLIMPIFVDENISSPKEIPSMPGYFRLPIDGAVKEVGEALEKGIRAFIFFGIPSYKDEIGSSAFDDNGVIQKTLRKVKKDYEDAVLITDVCLCEYTTHGHCGVVKDKVILNDPTLPILGKIAVSHAKAGADIVAPSGMMDGMVKAIREALDENGFEDVAIMSYSAKYASSFYGPFREAAESGYAFGDRKSYQMDIHNSDEALREVELDLKEGADIVMVKPALAYLDIIWRVKEKFKVPVAAYNVSGEYSMVKAAAKLGFLKEEDIVYEILVSIKRAGADLILTYHAKEIAEVL
- a CDS encoding DUF5350 domain-containing protein, with amino-acid sequence MGKTGTTQWIKIRGRKGQTRLVPSKYQYYKKPGPNQKYTSDGKRRRRIKRSPKSIVGAKT